Proteins encoded within one genomic window of Acidimicrobiia bacterium:
- a CDS encoding YraN family protein, which produces MSTGARRSDPRRQLGNTGEDAAAAWYLARGYDVVDRNWRVREGEIDLIVRRASTLVFCEVKTRSSDRFGSPVEAVTSVKQRRLRKLAMLWLEAHRGTRCELRFDVASVTPGGDKPAVDVVENAF; this is translated from the coding sequence ATGTCGACCGGTGCGCGCCGCTCCGATCCGCGACGCCAACTCGGCAACACCGGTGAGGACGCCGCGGCTGCGTGGTATCTCGCTCGCGGCTACGACGTCGTCGACCGCAATTGGCGCGTGCGCGAAGGCGAGATCGATCTGATCGTGCGGCGCGCCTCGACGCTCGTCTTCTGCGAGGTCAAGACGCGCAGCTCCGATCGCTTCGGATCGCCCGTCGAGGCGGTGACGTCGGTGAAACAGCGTCGGTTGCGAAAGCTGGCGATGTTGTGGCTCGAGGCGCATCGCGGCACCCGTTGCGAGCTGCGTTTCGACGTCGCGTCGGTCACGCCCGGCGGCGACAAACCCGCCGTCGACGTCGTCGAGAACGCCTTCTAA